The window GCAGCTGGGATGGCCCGAGCCTCACGGGTACAGTCACCCTGATCCTGCACATGCCCCCCAACCAGCCCCACCGCGCCGAGATCGCCAAGATGATGACCCATCCCCGGTGGCGCGGTCAGGGCGTGGCGACGGCGCTGCTGCGGGCCGCCGAGGCACTGGCCGCAGAGCGCGGGCGCACCCTGCTGGTGCTGGACACCGCCTCAGACGGAGGGGCGGCAGGCCTGTACGAGCGCGCGGGCTACACCTTTGCTGGAGAGCTGCCCGGCTACGCCCTCAAGCCGCACGGAGGCCTGACCGGAACACGGCTGTACTGGAAGCGCATCGGCGAGGGAGCGGCCTGACCGCCTACGCTCCCCTCGCCGCGCACTACCACTTGTCGTCGTCCAGCGCCTCGCCCTTGCCCTCGCGTCTGGACTTGCGACGCGCCTCCTTGCCCTGCTTGCGTCTGGGGCGGGGCGTCAGGGTGACCTCGTACACGCGCGACGGGTCACAGGGGGCGGGGTACTCGCCCAGCGACTCGCCAGGATCGGCCATTCTCAGGTTTCCGGCGATGTGCATGTGGCGCTCGCCACAGTACGGGCACTCGTCCACCACCCAGAACATGACGCGGGTACCGGGCATGTCGCGCAGCGACGCGAAGGCCAGGCGCGGGGTGTTGCGGTCTTTCTTGCCCATGGGGAAGAGGCTAGCGCGGGCGTGGACTGCCTTCTGTAGCGCCCCTCAATGTTGACCCTGGCGGCCCCCGAACCAGCGCACCTCCTTCTGGACCACGCAAAAGCGGTTGCCATCAGGATCGGCCAGCACCACGAAATCTGCGTCCGGCTCGGAGCGCCAATCCACCCGCGACGCGCCCAGAGCCAGCAGACGGGCGACCTCTGCCTCCTGGTTCTCAGCGTACAGATCCAGATGGTGCCGCCGGGCCCCTGGCGACGTAACCCGCTTGAGGGCCAGCTGGACGCCAGCTCCGTCACGCGGAATCAGGACCACCCAATCCTCGTCGGGGGCCTCGCGCGGGACGTAGTCCAGCGCCGCCATCCAGAAGGTCATGGCCCGCGCCAGATCGCGCACGCCCCAGACAATAGACCCGATCTTCAACATGGGACGAGTCTGGAGGCTCAGCGCTCCGGCCCGCGCCCGGTCACCAGCAGGTCACGGATATCGGTCTCAGCCTCGAAGCCCCAGGTGCAGCAAAGCGCCGCTGTCGCTGCCAGACAATCGCCGTGTACGCGCACTTCCGCCAGTTCAGAGTGGGAGGTACACAGGCGGCTGGCCGGCACACGGCTGTCCTCCCTGCAAGGTGATGACCTCATTGCCGGGCTTCGGGCTCGACGTGACCGTGAGCAGGCCGCGCGAATACCCGACGTGGTCTCTGGTGGCCATGCAATTCTTGTCCGGCCCGAAGCCCGGCACCGATGCGGGAGACACATCCGGGCTGCTGGGCCGGGCACAGCGGTCCGGCTGGGTGCGCGTCCACATACCCAGTCGTCCGGGGATGGGTGCGGCCTTCGCGTACACCCCGTTCAGGTTCAGCATGGCCGCCCTGCCCGTGCCGGGGATTCTCCCCGGTCTGGCCAGAGAAGCGTTCCAGCAGCGAGTTGCGGGCGCTGTCTACCACCCACAAGTTCGGCGCAGCGGCGTGGCCCAGCAGGGCGCACAGCAGCAGTCTAGGCCGCGCCTCATTTCAGCGGACCTCGATCCCTACGCTTGACAGGGTGGGGTTGGGGCTGGCCTTCTCGCTGGAATAACGGAGCTCGTAACTGCCCGGCTGTGCCGGCATCTTCAGGGTGCCGGGATTGCCGTCTCTGGTGTAGAAGTAGGTGGTGTATTCGCCGACAGGCGCCCCCTTCCTGACCACCGTGACGTAGTCGCCAGGATTGTTGGGTCCGGTCCACTTCACCTGGATGCTGCTGCCCGGTTTGGCGGTGGCGGGGGCAGTCAACCCGTATTGAGGGGCGGTCAGGGTGATGGGAATGGCGGCCAGGGTGGGGTTGGGGCTGGCCTTCTCGCTGGAATAACGCAGTTCGTACTCCCCGGGCGTGAGCGGGACGGTCAGCTTGCCGGGATTGCCGTCTCCGGTGTGGAAGTAGGTGGTGTACTTGCCGATGGGCGCCCCCTTTTCCACCACCGTGACGTAATCGCCGGGGTTGTTGGGGCCAGTCCACCTGACCTCGATCTGGCTGCCCGCCCCGGCCGTTTTAGGAGCCGATAGACCGTAGGTCGGCGGCGTCAGGGTAATGGGTGCGCTGGCCAGGGTGGGGTTGGGGCTGGCCTTCTCGCTGGAATAACGCAGTTCGTACTCCCCGGGCGTGAGCGGGACAGTCAGCTTGCCGGGATTGCCGTCTCTGGTGTGGAAGTAGGTGGTGTATTTGCCGATGGGCGCCCCCTTTTCCACCACCGTGACGTAATCGCCGGGGTTGTTGGGGCCAGTCCACCTGACCTCGATCTGGCTGCCTGCGCCGGCCATTTTTGGGCCAGAGACAGCGTAGGTTCCGGTCTGGGCGGTGGCTGTCGCCCGACTGAGTGCCGCACCGAGTTCGGCACCGCTGCGGGTGTTTTCAAATGTTCCCACGCCCTCGAAACTCTTGCGGGCCTTCTCATTCAGGTCAATCCCGATGATGCGGATATCAACTTCAATGCCTATTTTCTTGAACAGCGCCGCCGCATCATTCAGCTTGCCGCCGCAGGATTCCTCGCCGTCGGTGACCAGCACGATCACCTTGCGGCTGGTGTCCTTTGGAAAGTCGTTGGCCGCCTGCATCAGCGAGTAGACAATAGGCGTGGCCCCCTTGGGCGTCGCGGCCGTCACCTGCCCCTGCAGGGCGGCCCGGTCAAAGCCTTTCATGGGCGTGACCAGCACCGAGTCCTCACACTGCGCCCCCGCCTTCAGGCCGCCCCCGTAGATCCGCATGCCCACGTTCAGGCTGGAATCGGCCTTCAGGCCCGTCAGAAACTGGGTCAGGGTGGCCTTGGCCGAGGCCATGCGGGTCTGACCATCGGGCAACTTGCCCAGCATGCTGCCTGAGGCGTCCAGAATCAGCTG of the Deinococcus aerolatus genome contains:
- a CDS encoding GNAT family N-acetyltransferase is translated as MTETEPNAVPKLEIRPLSDAPDTREQLAELLVHTVAGGGSVGFMHPLTREAASAFWDGTLAAAARGERIILGSWDGPSLTGTVTLILHMPPNQPHRAEIAKMMTHPRWRGQGVATALLRAAEALAAERGRTLLVLDTASDGGAAGLYERAGYTFAGELPGYALKPHGGLTGTRLYWKRIGEGAA
- a CDS encoding VOC family protein is translated as MLKIGSIVWGVRDLARAMTFWMAALDYVPREAPDEDWVVLIPRDGAGVQLALKRVTSPGARRHHLDLYAENQEAEVARLLALGASRVDWRSEPDADFVVLADPDGNRFCVVQKEVRWFGGRQGQH
- a CDS encoding VWA domain-containing protein, coding for MSRYRSSCRTSVVLALSLGLLAGAAGAQGTTNVQLILDASGSMLGKLPDGQTRMASAKATLTQFLTGLKADSSLNVGMRIYGGGLKAGAQCEDSVLVTPMKGFDRAALQGQVTAATPKGATPIVYSLMQAANDFPKDTSRKVIVLVTDGEESCGGKLNDAAALFKKIGIEVDIRIIGIDLNEKARKSFEGVGTFENTRSGAELGAALSRATATAQTGTYAVSGPKMAGAGSQIEVRWTGPNNPGDYVTVVEKGAPIGKYTTYFHTRDGNPGKLTVPLTPGEYELRYSSEKASPNPTLASAPITLTPPTYGLSAPKTAGAGSQIEVRWTGPNNPGDYVTVVEKGAPIGKYTTYFHTGDGNPGKLTVPLTPGEYELRYSSEKASPNPTLAAIPITLTAPQYGLTAPATAKPGSSIQVKWTGPNNPGDYVTVVRKGAPVGEYTTYFYTRDGNPGTLKMPAQPGSYELRYSSEKASPNPTLSSVGIEVR